One Deinococcus grandis DNA window includes the following coding sequences:
- a CDS encoding MFS transporter → MIARTQAWGARTFSALRHPHYRRYWFSQLLSLVGSWMQATAQQYLVLELSGGSSAALGWVTVAQFLPSLLLSLFAGAVIDRVPRRRVLLATQLTLLVTATALAVTTHLGAVTLPLVMLIAFISGTANAFDMPARQSMVVDFVPRSDVPNAVALNSLSFNVSRTLGQALFGVVAALGVTLLAGGNSENISRLALPFYLNVASFFVVLYVIATLPFPARDFGPRGSMLGDVKEGLRYVRATPAVRNVMLLVGALSLTIINFNVIIPYYARVVFGAREATFGALSAAFGIGAMAGALWQASRPNPLRNLRLGALILIASAVLLALTPGPTLAFPVLAACGFGMLSLLVSANSTVQLTIPDALRGRVMSLYSFVLVGMGPPGALIASTLISRDWILGPRAGLITLAALGLIAVLLLWTRLPRQLDKPAGDD, encoded by the coding sequence GTGATCGCCCGCACCCAGGCGTGGGGCGCGCGCACCTTCAGCGCCCTGCGACACCCCCACTACCGCCGCTACTGGTTCTCGCAGCTGCTCTCCCTGGTCGGCTCGTGGATGCAGGCCACCGCGCAGCAGTACCTCGTGCTGGAACTGTCCGGCGGCAGCAGCGCCGCGCTGGGCTGGGTGACGGTCGCGCAGTTCCTGCCCAGCCTGCTGCTCTCGCTGTTCGCCGGGGCCGTGATCGACCGCGTCCCGCGCCGCCGCGTGCTGCTCGCCACGCAGCTGACCCTGCTGGTCACCGCCACCGCACTGGCCGTCACCACGCATCTGGGCGCCGTCACTCTGCCGCTCGTCATGCTGATCGCGTTCATCAGTGGCACCGCGAACGCCTTCGACATGCCCGCCCGCCAGAGCATGGTCGTGGACTTCGTGCCCCGCAGCGACGTCCCGAACGCCGTGGCGCTGAACAGCCTGTCGTTCAACGTGAGCCGCACGCTGGGTCAGGCGCTGTTCGGCGTGGTCGCCGCGCTGGGCGTCACGCTGCTCGCGGGCGGCAACAGCGAGAATATCTCGCGGCTGGCGCTGCCCTTCTACCTGAACGTCGCGTCGTTCTTCGTGGTGCTGTACGTGATCGCCACGCTGCCCTTCCCGGCCCGCGACTTCGGGCCGCGCGGCAGCATGCTCGGCGACGTGAAAGAAGGCCTGCGCTACGTGCGCGCCACGCCCGCCGTGCGCAACGTCATGCTGCTCGTCGGCGCCCTGAGCCTCACCATCATCAACTTCAACGTGATCATCCCCTACTACGCCCGCGTGGTCTTCGGCGCGCGCGAGGCGACCTTCGGCGCGCTGTCCGCCGCGTTCGGCATCGGCGCGATGGCCGGCGCACTCTGGCAGGCCAGCCGCCCCAACCCCCTGCGCAACCTGCGCCTCGGCGCGCTCATCCTGATCGCCAGCGCCGTCCTGCTGGCCCTCACCCCCGGCCCCACCCTGGCCTTCCCGGTCCTCGCCGCGTGCGGGTTCGGCATGCTCAGCCTGCTCGTCAGCGCCAACAGCACCGTGCAGCTCACCATCCCCGACGCGCTGCGCGGCCGCGTCATGAGCCTGTACTCCTTCGTGCTCGTCGGCATGGGCCCCCCCGGCGCCCTGATCGCCAGCACCCTGATCAGCCGCGACTGGATCCTCGGCCCCCGCGCGGGCCTGATCACCCTGGCCGCCCTGGGCCTGATCGCCGTGCTGCTCCTGTGGACGCGCCTGCCCCGCCAGCTCGACAAACCCGCCGGAGACGACTGA
- the murA gene encoding UDP-N-acetylglucosamine 1-carboxyvinyltransferase, translating into MHLTPLHVQGGRPLSGQITVQGSKNAALPVIVATLLTREKVTLHGVPRLSDVRTILDLMAHLGTHHAWVGENSLELHTPEILHTDAPYALVSKMRASFIVMGAILARAGRATVSMPGGCAWGPRPVDQHVKALRALGVDVHEDNGNFDAQRTGSLSGQFIFELLTVGGTHNAILAATLGDGVVTLENASIDTDVVELIEFLNHLGADIQGAGTHTLTIRGVAALRGGEYRVIPDRIEAGTFMLLAAATRSRFTVNNVRTDHLRAVIGKLQEIGADVTEDGLSVTVDARGRDLKPVNITTQSYPGFPTDLQPQMSALLATIPGTSVVQDPVYPDRLTHVAELHRMGATITVSGYTQIIQGGALRSAPVKAADLRAGAALFIAGLTCEGDTVIDGVQYLNRGYERLAERLQGLGAHVTQREAELVPAAD; encoded by the coding sequence ATGCACCTGACCCCACTGCACGTCCAGGGCGGCCGCCCACTGAGCGGCCAGATCACCGTTCAGGGCAGCAAGAACGCCGCGCTGCCCGTCATCGTCGCCACCCTGCTGACCCGCGAGAAGGTCACGCTGCACGGCGTGCCGCGCCTGAGCGACGTCCGCACCATCCTGGACCTCATGGCGCACCTGGGCACGCACCACGCCTGGGTGGGCGAGAACAGCCTGGAGCTGCACACCCCGGAGATCCTGCATACCGACGCGCCCTACGCGCTGGTCAGCAAGATGCGCGCCAGTTTCATCGTGATGGGCGCCATCCTGGCCCGCGCCGGGCGCGCCACCGTGTCCATGCCCGGCGGCTGCGCCTGGGGGCCCCGCCCGGTCGACCAGCACGTCAAGGCGCTGCGTGCCCTGGGCGTGGACGTGCACGAGGACAACGGTAACTTCGACGCGCAGCGCACGGGCAGCCTCAGCGGGCAGTTCATCTTCGAACTGCTCACAGTGGGCGGCACGCACAACGCCATCCTGGCCGCCACCCTCGGTGACGGCGTGGTCACGCTGGAGAACGCCAGCATCGACACGGACGTCGTGGAACTCATCGAGTTCCTGAACCACCTGGGCGCCGATATCCAGGGGGCGGGCACGCACACCCTGACCATCCGGGGCGTCGCGGCGCTGCGCGGCGGGGAGTACCGCGTGATTCCCGACCGCATCGAGGCCGGGACGTTCATGCTGCTGGCCGCCGCGACCCGCAGCCGCTTCACCGTGAACAACGTCCGCACCGACCACCTGCGCGCCGTGATCGGCAAGCTGCAGGAGATCGGCGCCGACGTCACCGAGGACGGCCTGAGCGTCACGGTGGACGCCAGGGGGCGCGACCTGAAGCCCGTGAACATCACCACCCAGAGCTACCCGGGCTTCCCCACCGACCTGCAACCCCAGATGAGCGCGCTGCTGGCCACCATTCCCGGCACCAGCGTCGTGCAGGACCCCGTGTACCCCGACCGCCTGACGCACGTGGCCGAACTGCACCGCATGGGCGCGACCATCACGGTCAGCGGGTACACGCAGATCATCCAGGGCGGCGCGCTGCGTTCCGCGCCCGTGAAGGCCGCCGACCTGCGCGCGGGCGCGGCGCTGTTCATCGCGGGCCTCACCTGCGAGGGGGACACCGTCATCGACGGCGTGCAGTACCTCAACCGCGGCTACGAACGCCTCGCCGAGCGCCTCCAGGGCCTCGGGGCGCACGTCACGCAGCGAGAGGCGGAACTCGTCCCCGCCGCCGACTGA
- a CDS encoding SLC13 family permease produces MDPVTLILILFVVALVLFATEWLPVDVTALGLLSALLLFGLLKPREAFAGFGSDTVLTLASLFILTRVLLRAGVIEWIGAALARRSRSATGTLRALLGTVAGVSAFTSNTATTAVFLPVVAGMARRAGIPASRALMPLAFASILGGTITLIGTSTNLVVSGALPATGQKPLGFFELAWVGVPVAIMGLAYLFFVAPRLLPARDAQLEDSLRAYLADLTVAPGSALEGVTLRESGLGRDHGLTVVAVRRGEDTVYAPPASFRLLEGDTLTVEGPTERILAGKNTLGIVSKSEQKLQTGGDVRLVEVVVMPGSPLLGRTLREARFRERYGASVLALHRRARQVERLGRLRVQVGDVLLVQGGAERIDALGDHLVVLGDLTERQSDLKRAPLAVLLFAGAVLLGGLGVVPLGVAVVVAVALSLALRLITPEEAYGAVEWPVIVLVACMLAFGTAFETTGAAKVLTGALSGVLEPLGPYGLLAALFVVTVALTQPMSNQAAALVMLPLAIGTAKALGYDPRPFIIGITVAASNSFITPLEPSCMLVYGPGRYTFLDFVRVGAGLTLLTFVVSLLIIPRIWPF; encoded by the coding sequence GTGGATCCCGTCACGCTGATCCTGATCCTGTTCGTGGTCGCGCTGGTGCTGTTCGCCACCGAGTGGCTCCCGGTGGACGTCACGGCGCTCGGCCTGCTCTCGGCGCTGCTGCTGTTCGGCCTGCTGAAGCCCAGGGAGGCCTTCGCGGGCTTCGGCAGTGACACGGTGCTCACGCTGGCGTCGCTGTTCATCCTGACGCGGGTGCTGCTGCGCGCCGGGGTGATCGAGTGGATCGGCGCGGCGCTGGCCCGCCGCTCGCGCAGCGCGACGGGCACCCTGCGGGCGCTGCTGGGCACCGTGGCGGGCGTCAGCGCCTTCACGAGCAACACCGCCACCACCGCCGTGTTCCTGCCGGTCGTGGCGGGCATGGCGCGGCGCGCGGGGATTCCCGCCAGCCGCGCGCTGATGCCGCTGGCGTTCGCGAGCATCCTGGGCGGCACGATCACCCTGATCGGCACGAGCACGAACCTCGTGGTGTCCGGGGCGCTGCCCGCCACGGGGCAGAAACCGCTGGGTTTCTTCGAACTGGCCTGGGTGGGCGTCCCGGTGGCGATCATGGGGCTGGCGTACCTGTTCTTCGTCGCGCCGCGCCTGCTGCCCGCGCGGGACGCGCAGCTGGAGGACTCGCTGCGCGCGTACCTCGCGGACCTGACCGTCGCGCCCGGCAGCGCGCTGGAGGGCGTCACGCTGCGGGAAAGCGGCCTGGGCCGCGACCACGGCCTGACCGTCGTCGCGGTGCGCCGCGGCGAGGACACCGTGTACGCCCCGCCCGCCAGCTTCCGGCTGCTGGAGGGCGACACCCTGACCGTCGAGGGACCCACCGAGCGCATCCTGGCCGGGAAGAACACGCTGGGCATCGTCAGCAAGAGCGAGCAGAAACTCCAGACCGGCGGGGACGTTCGGCTGGTCGAGGTGGTCGTGATGCCCGGGTCGCCGCTGCTGGGCCGTACGCTGCGCGAGGCCCGCTTCCGCGAACGCTACGGGGCGTCCGTGCTGGCCCTGCACCGCCGCGCCCGGCAGGTCGAGCGGCTGGGCCGCCTGCGGGTGCAGGTCGGGGACGTGCTGCTCGTGCAGGGCGGCGCCGAACGCATCGACGCGCTGGGCGACCATCTGGTCGTGCTGGGCGACCTGACCGAACGCCAGAGCGACCTGAAACGCGCCCCGCTGGCCGTGCTGCTGTTCGCGGGCGCGGTGCTGCTGGGCGGGCTGGGCGTCGTGCCGCTGGGCGTGGCGGTCGTGGTCGCCGTCGCCCTGAGTCTCGCGCTGCGCCTGATCACCCCCGAGGAGGCGTACGGCGCGGTCGAGTGGCCGGTCATCGTGCTCGTGGCCTGCATGCTGGCCTTCGGCACGGCGTTCGAGACGACCGGCGCCGCGAAGGTCCTGACCGGCGCGCTGTCCGGCGTGCTGGAACCCCTCGGACCGTACGGGCTGCTCGCGGCGCTGTTCGTGGTGACGGTCGCCCTGACGCAACCCATGAGCAACCAGGCGGCGGCCCTCGTCATGCTGCCCCTGGCCATCGGCACTGCCAAGGCGCTGGGCTACGACCCCCGGCCGTTCATCATCGGGATCACGGTCGCGGCCAGCAACTCCTTCATCACGCCGCTGGAACCGTCCTGCATGCTCGTGTACGGCCCGGGCCGCTACACCTTCCTGGATTTCGTGCGGGTCGGCGCGGGCCTGACCCTGCTGACCTTCGTGGTGTCGCTGCTGATCATCCCGCGCATCTGGCCGTTCTAG
- a CDS encoding VanW family protein, with product MKRLLTTLTLALVATAHAADFKLILKDEVSTIRKGELKTTDIVKSWAVPAAGVQATRKVKRLSTTITPILDRMQKTIDARKPKPAVFRNVNGSWVATDQTGWTLDRAATKANLLKAILSGKDTAQVVVKRAVPDRSVKLLAQRGVLWHVATGTSNYAGSPDFREKNILVGASKLDNFFIAPGHEFNFNEEIGQIDASTGFVKGFVISGGTLSKEDGGGICQVSTTIFRALYAAGLPITERHEHSHRVKYYDPVGFEATVYAPSKNLRMKNDTGKHLFIQAAWDTRAQTLRFDVFGANTGRTVNISKPVITNFKAPADPSYTPDDRVAPGGRRLLDTPMQGMTSVITRTVKAGGKVVSKDTLKSVYKPWGAVYGVNPKDKRLN from the coding sequence GTGAAGCGTCTTCTGACCACCCTGACCCTTGCCCTGGTCGCCACCGCCCACGCGGCCGACTTCAAACTGATCCTGAAAGACGAGGTCAGCACCATCCGCAAGGGTGAGCTGAAGACCACGGACATCGTGAAATCCTGGGCGGTGCCCGCCGCCGGCGTGCAGGCGACTCGCAAGGTGAAGCGGCTGAGCACCACCATCACGCCCATCCTCGACCGGATGCAGAAGACCATCGACGCCCGCAAGCCCAAACCCGCCGTGTTCCGTAACGTAAACGGTAGCTGGGTCGCCACCGACCAGACCGGCTGGACCCTGGACCGCGCCGCCACCAAGGCCAACCTCCTGAAAGCCATCCTGAGCGGCAAGGACACCGCGCAGGTGGTCGTCAAGCGCGCCGTCCCCGACCGCAGCGTGAAACTCCTCGCCCAGCGGGGCGTCCTGTGGCACGTCGCGACCGGCACGAGCAACTACGCGGGCAGCCCCGACTTCCGCGAGAAGAACATCCTCGTCGGCGCGAGCAAACTCGACAACTTCTTCATCGCGCCCGGCCACGAATTCAACTTCAACGAGGAGATCGGGCAGATCGACGCCAGCACCGGCTTCGTGAAGGGCTTCGTGATCAGCGGCGGGACCCTGAGCAAGGAGGACGGCGGCGGCATCTGCCAGGTCAGCACCACCATCTTCCGCGCGCTGTACGCGGCGGGCCTGCCCATCACCGAACGGCACGAACACAGCCACCGCGTGAAGTACTACGACCCGGTCGGCTTCGAGGCCACCGTGTACGCCCCCAGCAAGAACCTGCGCATGAAGAACGACACCGGCAAGCACCTGTTCATCCAGGCCGCCTGGGACACCCGCGCCCAGACCCTGCGCTTCGACGTGTTCGGCGCGAACACCGGCCGCACCGTGAACATCAGCAAGCCCGTCATCACCAACTTCAAGGCCCCCGCCGACCCCAGCTACACCCCCGACGACCGCGTCGCGCCCGGCGGCCGCCGCCTGCTCGACACGCCCATGCAGGGCATGACCAGCGTCATCACCCGCACCGTCAAGGCCGGCGGGAAGGTCGTCAGCAAGGACACCCTCAAGAGCGTCTACAAACCCTGGGGCGCCGTGTACGGCGTGAACCCCAAGGACAAGCGCCTGAACTGA
- the purE gene encoding 5-(carboxyamino)imidazole ribonucleotide mutase — MGVVMGSRSDFETMGGALDVLRDLGVAYEVRVLSAHRTPALLPTYGARAERLNFACIIAGAGGAAHLPGMLAAFTRVPVLGVPVQSRALSGQDSLLSIVQMPAGVPVATFAIGAAGAKNAALFAAAMLATTDEAVRARLDAFRAAQTQSVLDDPHFDGHPQAGEA; from the coding sequence GTGGGCGTGGTCATGGGCAGCCGCAGCGATTTCGAGACCATGGGGGGCGCGCTGGACGTCCTGCGTGACCTGGGCGTGGCGTACGAGGTGCGGGTGCTGTCCGCGCACCGCACCCCGGCGCTGCTGCCCACGTACGGTGCGCGCGCCGAGCGGCTGAACTTCGCGTGCATCATCGCGGGGGCGGGCGGCGCGGCGCACCTGCCGGGCATGCTGGCGGCGTTCACGCGCGTGCCGGTGCTGGGCGTGCCCGTGCAGTCCCGCGCCCTGAGCGGGCAGGACAGCCTGCTGAGCATCGTGCAGATGCCCGCCGGGGTGCCCGTGGCGACCTTCGCGATCGGCGCGGCGGGCGCGAAGAACGCCGCGCTGTTCGCCGCCGCGATGCTCGCCACGACCGACGAGGCCGTGCGTGCCCGGCTGGACGCCTTCCGCGCCGCGCAGACGCAGAGCGTGCTGGACGACCCGCACTTCGACGGGCACCCCCAGGCGGGTGAGGCATGA
- the purK gene encoding 5-(carboxyamino)imidazole ribonucleotide synthase, whose protein sequence is MNTPTSGTTLGRDLTLGILGGGQLAQMLALAALPLGVRVTVLEPDAQAPARLCARHLHAPYTDPAGLDELAACDAVTLEFENIPVEALAALEGRVPVRPAGSLLARSKHRAREKQALREAGATTAPFEIIETEGDLDGALARVGGRGILKTSELGYDGKGQARVNTDADLRAAWNDLGRVPCVLEGFVTFEREVSLAVARTPSGQVAFGPLVENVHRDGILRTSVYPAHVPDGTGARARELARAVADAWALEGLITLEFFQLPGGDLLVNEVAPRVHNSGHLTQDGGGLSQFEAQVRAVLDLPLSDWAPLHPTAMLNVVGVDAPDGQALEPDWAAIDATPGTRVHLYHKAHRHGRKVGHVNLVAPDPETLRARLASLEPLVP, encoded by the coding sequence ATGAATACGCCTACATCCGGCACCACGCTGGGCCGCGACCTGACGCTGGGCATCCTGGGGGGCGGGCAGCTGGCGCAGATGCTCGCGCTGGCCGCGCTGCCGCTGGGCGTGCGCGTGACCGTCCTGGAACCCGACGCGCAGGCCCCTGCGCGCCTGTGCGCCCGCCACCTGCACGCCCCGTACACCGACCCGGCCGGGCTGGATGAGCTGGCCGCGTGCGACGCGGTCACGCTGGAATTCGAGAACATTCCCGTGGAGGCCCTCGCCGCGCTGGAGGGCCGCGTGCCGGTGCGCCCGGCGGGGTCGCTGCTGGCCCGCAGCAAGCACCGCGCCCGCGAGAAGCAGGCCCTGCGCGAGGCCGGGGCCACCACCGCGCCTTTCGAGATCATCGAGACCGAGGGGGACCTGGACGGCGCCCTGGCGCGCGTGGGTGGGCGCGGCATCCTGAAGACCAGCGAACTCGGCTATGACGGCAAGGGGCAGGCCCGCGTGAACACGGACGCCGACCTGCGCGCCGCCTGGAATGACCTGGGCCGCGTGCCGTGCGTGCTGGAGGGCTTCGTGACCTTCGAGCGCGAGGTGAGCCTCGCCGTGGCGCGCACACCGTCCGGGCAGGTGGCCTTCGGGCCGCTCGTCGAGAACGTGCACCGGGACGGCATCCTGCGCACCAGCGTGTACCCCGCCCACGTCCCGGACGGCACCGGGGCCCGCGCCCGCGAGCTGGCCCGCGCCGTCGCGGACGCCTGGGCGCTGGAGGGCCTGATCACCCTGGAGTTCTTCCAGTTGCCCGGCGGGGACCTGCTGGTGAACGAGGTCGCGCCGCGCGTGCACAACAGCGGGCACCTCACGCAGGACGGCGGCGGCCTCAGCCAATTCGAGGCGCAGGTGCGCGCCGTGCTCGACCTCCCCCTGAGCGACTGGGCACCGCTGCACCCCACCGCCATGCTGAACGTCGTCGGCGTGGACGCCCCGGACGGGCAGGCCCTGGAACCCGACTGGGCCGCGATTGACGCCACGCCGGGCACGCGCGTGCACCTGTACCACAAGGCCCACCGCCACGGGCGGAAGGTGGGGCACGTGAACCTCGTCGCGCCGGATCCCGAGACGCTGCGGGCCCGGTTGGCCAGCCTGGAACCCCTGGTTCCCTAA
- a CDS encoding [LysW]-lysine hydrolase: MTDGAVQDARDLLIRAVEIPSLSGQEAEVAAFLQGWMAARGFEARVDEAGNAVGERGRGPLTVALLGHMDTVPGEIPVRVDDAGVLHGRGSVDAKGPLCAFMAAVATLPDEALAAARFVVICATEEEAPSSRGARHIRTVLTPDVVLIGEPSAWEGLTLGYKGRLVVKAQAVKENFHTAGDGSSAGDDLTEAWFRVRAWAAGAGESGGVFGGVQATIQDLGAGTDGLHQRAWGTFGLRLPVSVSPAQAEDEIRAALADLDGLELTFVGHETAVRHPKDNALTRAFRVAIREQGGSPVFKVKTGTSDMNVVAAHWPVPTLAYGPGDSALDHTPEERLDLAEYDRAVAVLRGALTRLALGAAKAD, from the coding sequence TTGACTGACGGTGCCGTGCAGGACGCCCGTGACCTGCTGATCCGCGCGGTGGAGATCCCCTCGCTGTCCGGGCAGGAGGCCGAGGTCGCGGCGTTCCTGCAGGGCTGGATGGCCGCGCGCGGCTTCGAGGCCCGCGTGGACGAGGCCGGGAACGCGGTGGGCGAGCGGGGGCGCGGGCCGCTGACGGTGGCGCTGCTGGGCCACATGGACACCGTGCCGGGCGAGATTCCCGTGCGGGTGGACGACGCGGGCGTGCTGCACGGGCGCGGCAGCGTGGACGCCAAGGGGCCGCTGTGCGCGTTCATGGCAGCCGTGGCGACCCTGCCGGACGAGGCGCTGGCGGCGGCGCGGTTCGTGGTGATCTGTGCGACCGAGGAGGAGGCGCCCAGCAGCCGGGGCGCGCGCCACATCCGCACGGTGCTGACGCCGGACGTGGTCCTGATCGGCGAGCCGAGCGCCTGGGAGGGCCTGACCCTGGGGTACAAGGGGCGGCTGGTCGTGAAGGCGCAGGCGGTCAAGGAGAACTTCCACACCGCCGGGGACGGCAGCAGCGCCGGGGACGACCTGACCGAGGCGTGGTTCCGCGTGCGCGCCTGGGCGGCGGGGGCCGGGGAGTCGGGCGGCGTGTTCGGCGGCGTGCAGGCCACCATTCAGGACCTGGGGGCGGGCACGGACGGGCTGCACCAGCGGGCGTGGGGCACCTTCGGGCTGCGCCTGCCGGTCAGTGTGAGTCCCGCGCAGGCCGAAGACGAGATCCGCGCGGCGCTGGCCGACCTGGATGGCCTGGAGCTGACCTTCGTGGGGCACGAGACGGCGGTGCGGCACCCCAAGGACAACGCGCTGACGCGGGCGTTCCGCGTGGCGATCCGCGAGCAGGGCGGGAGTCCGGTGTTCAAGGTGAAGACCGGCACGAGCGACATGAACGTGGTCGCCGCCCACTGGCCGGTCCCGACCCTGGCGTACGGTCCGGGGGACAGCGCGCTGGACCACACGCCCGAGGAGCGGCTGGATCTGGCCGAGTACGACCGCGCGGTGGCGGTCCTGCGGGGCGCGCTGACGCGATTGGCGCTGGGCGCGGCCAAGGCGGATTAA
- a CDS encoding antibiotic biosynthesis monooxygenase — translation MSEPLQFEGHQPSDPVSLVVRRRIRPGQEAAYETLLAEANALLARLPGHRGTGVIRPVPGEQEYTLLARFDTLTSAAAWELSPERAAWLDRIAPLVDEHVSFEKQPGLDFWFTPPAAATLRQPPRWKMALLTLAALYPVSVSTSWLFGEALKPWLGHYPMPIRAIPQMIVVVLLMTYVVMPAVTRWATPWLRGGR, via the coding sequence ATGAGCGAGCCGCTCCAGTTCGAGGGGCATCAGCCCAGCGACCCGGTCAGTCTGGTCGTCCGCCGCCGCATCCGCCCCGGACAGGAGGCCGCGTACGAGACGCTGCTCGCCGAGGCGAACGCGCTGCTGGCCCGCCTGCCCGGCCACCGGGGCACCGGCGTGATCCGCCCCGTGCCGGGCGAGCAGGAGTACACGCTGCTCGCCCGCTTCGACACGCTGACGAGCGCCGCCGCCTGGGAACTGTCGCCCGAGCGGGCGGCGTGGCTGGACCGCATCGCGCCGCTGGTCGATGAGCACGTCAGTTTCGAGAAGCAGCCGGGCCTGGACTTCTGGTTCACGCCGCCGGCCGCCGCGACCCTGCGCCAGCCGCCCCGCTGGAAGATGGCCCTGCTGACCCTGGCGGCGCTGTACCCGGTGAGCGTCAGCACGTCCTGGCTGTTCGGCGAGGCCCTGAAACCCTGGCTGGGCCACTATCCCATGCCGATCCGCGCCATTCCGCAGATGATCGTGGTCGTGCTGCTCATGACCTACGTCGTGATGCCCGCCGTGACCCGCTGGGCGACGCCGTGGCTGCGCGGCGGACGGTAA
- a CDS encoding C40 family peptidase, translating to MPDFRSLPVCLLLGALLVGGADAQAVFTDATSAPLAVTGGPDTVTVQPGDTAFSLARRAGLSVAELLALNGLSSPELRVGQVLRLRLLPVTYAVQPGDTLYALARRFGVTVDALSAASGLTPGASLRAGQVLTLPAGALAAPLSPTPAPAAAPAGASPFQPVSPAQVTPVLQPVSPMPRSQTQSSPPQVAQAQSGQSLPGQAPGGAPTLAGDWRTAALSLLNTPYVFGGVTRAGTDCSGLVLQVFTPLGVTLPRTSAEQARAGLAVPGDALEAGDLVFFDTEGAGRVSHVGIYLGEDQFISANSYQGRVTVDRLRADRYWGPRFVGARRVLGLNALAPAR from the coding sequence ATGCCTGATTTCCGCTCCCTGCCCGTCTGTCTGCTGCTCGGCGCGCTCCTCGTGGGCGGCGCGGACGCTCAGGCGGTCTTCACGGACGCCACCTCGGCGCCCCTGGCCGTAACGGGCGGGCCGGACACCGTCACGGTGCAGCCGGGCGACACGGCGTTCAGTCTGGCCCGCCGCGCGGGCCTGAGCGTCGCGGAGCTGCTGGCCCTGAACGGCCTGAGCAGCCCAGAGCTGCGGGTGGGGCAGGTGCTGCGCCTGCGCCTCCTGCCCGTCACGTATGCGGTGCAGCCCGGCGACACGCTGTACGCCCTGGCGCGCCGGTTCGGCGTGACGGTGGACGCCCTGAGTGCCGCCAGCGGCCTGACACCCGGCGCGTCCCTGCGGGCCGGGCAGGTCCTGACCCTCCCGGCGGGTGCGCTCGCGGCGCCGCTCTCCCCCACCCCGGCGCCAGCGGCAGCACCGGCCGGCGCGTCGCCCTTCCAGCCGGTCAGCCCCGCGCAGGTCACGCCGGTCCTCCAGCCGGTCAGTCCCATGCCGCGCTCGCAGACCCAGAGCAGTCCGCCCCAGGTCGCTCAGGCTCAGTCGGGGCAGTCCCTGCCCGGTCAGGCTCCGGGGGGGGCGCCCACCCTGGCGGGCGACTGGCGGACCGCCGCGCTGAGCCTGCTGAACACCCCGTACGTGTTCGGCGGCGTGACCCGCGCCGGGACAGACTGCAGCGGTCTGGTGCTGCAGGTGTTCACGCCGCTGGGCGTGACCCTGCCCCGCACGAGCGCCGAGCAGGCCCGCGCGGGGCTGGCCGTTCCGGGCGACGCGCTGGAGGCGGGCGATCTGGTGTTCTTCGATACCGAGGGCGCCGGACGCGTCTCGCACGTGGGCATCTACCTGGGCGAGGATCAGTTCATCAGCGCGAACTCGTACCAGGGGCGCGTGACGGTGGATCGCCTGCGTGCCGACCGGTACTGGGGGCCGCGGTTCGTCGGGGCGCGGCGCGTGCTGGGCCTGAACGCCCTGGCGCCCGCCCGCTGA
- a CDS encoding aminoglycoside phosphotransferase family protein, producing the protein MNVHTAARLAGVVLAAPIHGHRVLMSRPDRLALQVTTTGGRFVLKLEEAGDGLTREVAARTFLRARGFPVAAPVARGADGWTWLLLPWVDGLPLTGESPLAAQRAAGALLARLHAVPGERPPPQQQTWDAWMLGWLRHALTYWLGTGLAPQDAAGRLSRWWRTMEPLLASRGRQTILFDGKPEHLLVTGDDQVALIDVEDLRSGDGLMDLAVIALHEPATLPGVLPGTRP; encoded by the coding sequence ATGAACGTCCACACCGCCGCGCGACTGGCCGGAGTAGTCCTGGCGGCGCCCATCCACGGTCACCGGGTCCTGATGTCGCGACCTGACCGACTGGCACTCCAGGTGACCACCACTGGAGGCCGGTTCGTCCTCAAGCTGGAGGAGGCCGGAGATGGCCTGACCCGCGAGGTGGCCGCGCGGACGTTCCTGCGGGCGCGAGGCTTTCCCGTGGCGGCGCCCGTGGCCCGTGGCGCTGACGGCTGGACATGGTTGCTGCTGCCGTGGGTGGACGGACTGCCCCTGACAGGCGAGAGTCCCCTGGCGGCCCAGCGGGCTGCAGGCGCGCTGCTCGCCCGGCTGCATGCCGTGCCCGGCGAGCGGCCCCCACCGCAGCAGCAGACCTGGGACGCCTGGATGCTGGGCTGGCTGCGGCACGCCCTGACGTACTGGCTGGGCACCGGGCTGGCCCCGCAGGACGCCGCCGGACGGCTGAGCCGCTGGTGGCGGACCATGGAGCCGCTGCTGGCCTCACGGGGGCGACAGACCATCCTGTTCGACGGAAAGCCCGAACACCTGCTGGTGACAGGCGACGATCAGGTCGCGCTGATCGACGTGGAGGACCTGCGCTCGGGTGACGGCCTGATGGATCTCGCCGTGATCGCCCTGCACGAGCCCGCCACGCTGCCGGGCGTGCTGCCGGGTACGCGACCCTGA